The DNA sequence ATCGCCAAAAATTGCGTGGTTGGTTTTCATCTTTAAGGAGGACAATGTCGCCCACTTGTAAGTTTTCCCGATCCTTAACCCATTTCTTTCGGGGTTGGAGCGATTCCCCGACGGGGAACCACGCCAAATTCGATCCATCCGTTCCATTCTTGCCTCCCTAATGTAAGATCATGGTCATATTCTGAGCGATGAGACGTTTCACACGTTAATTTGTGGTCGCAAAGTCCATTTCAATCAAGCTTGACAACATTTCAGCAACGCCCAAATCCTTTATAATTTCTCTCCCAACAATTCGATCTGGGAGTGTCATTGTTCGGTAACATGAAATCTGGCAACGATCGTTCTTGACTCCCAAAGGGCCCATAACTGACCAACCTAATTTGGTCCGTATTGCATAAGGAGAGAGAGGATCTCCCTTATCACCGATGATAACATCAAGAGGTCTTAGAGTCTCAGGAGTATTGGCTCCGATGAGCAGTAGAACAGGGAGATCGGGGTTTACTTGGCCAATCTCGTCCAGAATTGGCCCAAAAGCTGGCCAATTCTTCAATTGATCAGGCGTGGCAATCTCATTGGATTGAAGAGGTATAGTGTCTCTTGTTAACACGGACTTCAGATAAACTTTTACCTCTctctcaaaaatattcaaagccaaatgtaATTCTGTGAGGTCATTGACGTAGGAGTTTTCCTGGGTTCTTGGGTTTGAGAAAAGTTGAAGCATATTTAAAGGCTAGAGGCGACACTTGTACTGGAGCAAGGTTTTGGAGAAATCGGCcagactcaagtcttttggaAAGGACTTGGGGACcagactcgtcaaaaaaaaaatatttatcttTTCTTAAACATTCGCAAGACGAGTCATCTTGCTTGAGATGACTAGTAAAAGACTGcgagtccgacaaaaagtccaaaaatcaaaggactcagagaagtccgacttttgccggactcaccCCAGGCACCCACCGTCACTCTAAAGGTAGTCATACTTTAGCACAGTAGCTCTGCACTGAGAGACCTTGCACAGGGTGGAAGATATTTGTTATTTGCAGAGGTTGAGAAAATACTCCATCCTCTTGGGCCAAATGTTATGTTTTTATCAGCTCTAAATGGCCTCAAATAGGTGCAATTTTCCTCATAACAGTGTAAAATATTGCTTCTTATTTTACATGCTGAAGCATCATAACTtcatatttattcaattttagGTAAATAAATTCAGCTATGTGGTCAAATGAAACACCCAAGAGCATACAtaggtcaaaagttatgaatgAAGTATTAGGGATGTTAACTTGACGAAAATCACTTTtaagtactgatgtgatcaatctgcatGTGCCTTAAACTTTCAAACTTGGAAGTACTGgcttgaaagtttgaggcgcaggcagattgatcacatcagtactttGAAGTCAATGATGCCCATCACTAGTCCCTTGTAACATAAATTCGAAATGCCACTTCCATTAGGGGCTGTTCTGCTTTGCTAATGTCAATCTTAAAATGACATATAAAATCATCAATGGGTCAACTGGAGCTTTGTATGACTCTAGGTTTGCAGCTTTGCTAAGAGTATATAACTTTGCAATGTTGTGGGAAAAAATACTAGAATGTACTCTAAACCTGTTGCAGAAGATCGCAAATAttccttcaaatatgtttggcCCCTTTTATACTACACTATTATAAAGCGAACACAATGTCTTTCCTTAATGGTTCATGAATTAATACAAGCACTTGCTCGTTACTTGTGCAAAATTTCTATGCTATTTTGTTGATATACTTTTTCGTTGATATACTTTTTCAGACAATAATTGCTTCTTTCTcaagctccttcattgttcaatttgctgccctcaaatattcgtagggtttatgtaggggttgatccagtagcaagatttaagtcagacttggacaagtttttgactaaaattccggatcaaccttatattcaaggattagccagatcagacacctccaattcgttggtcgatcaaataatatatataaataaaactcaagtataataaataatcttctcgtcttgaactgctgggattccaatcccggtagcggtaaggaagtccgcaccaaaaaaaaacaaaaataaacctCAACTAAAATTGACCAGCAGTCTTTTATGCCTGGCATGGAGAGGATGACGAGAAATATTGCTAGAGCCAGCTAATGCGTAATACTCTCCAATATCACATATCATCTTTTcccaaaagataaaaaatattttaaaaaaattctcGGCCCCTGGTTATTAGCTCGATGGAAAACCTCTATGGCTTAGAGCCGCTCACAAGCAGAAAAAGCTAGTGTAAGATTCAAACAGACTTTTTGAGCctgattttggtactttatagttgcgtgattatcaatttggagcattgcgttacggaatcatcactgaCATCCTCAACGTCACGGATCATCCAAGGAAGATCATggacttttttacccttgccttacatgcgtctcgtttttgaATAGATAGGAATAGATTAAGTAGGGCTCTGAATctagaagagtacaaaagtgagatcagtGCAACACAGCAATCTAATTtaaattcctttccaaaacaattagTTTACCTGGGCCCCAGATGCAAACCAAATGCATTTACTTAATATTCCCTGATTCTACGAGTCATATAaggctttagctacccttcgGTAATGTTAATACCCTATGTTTCAAAtccagttgttgagccactttctatacTTCTATTTAAAAAtgcctagtttgaatctggtgttgctgtgattgcagatgAGGATGACTGAAGAGTAACTCAAGCCTTAGAACTAGCTCTTAGGgcacaaaaataaacaaagatgtgtttggtttctgatctgggatccatgtaaactcattgttttggaacagaatagaaagttgaaaaataactgcaatggtgctctgacctcactgttgcactcttctaatacagggcactaggattgagtgcaaagagaatgaaactatgttCAACCAGTGTTAAATGAGTGTAACAGGACAAGCTGGAATTTCtctgaaatgtttgtaaaatgtgacaggCACTACCCACTATCTctgtgaattaacttgaatggagttttactcacttcacaaacatAGATTGAtgttatagcttatcaaaaatcattgaccattgctacatgagcaaacatagTGAAAGACCTTTGTCTTAAGAGCTAGGTGaacaaagcccttttcataagtccacacGGCTGTATTGTATGGCTGCTAtgcatgtacacatgtattaaactgaacatgccatcttcagctttaaacaaaacaaCTGTCCTTAATCATGAagcaagttattgaccccccggttccttttagcctgtggctggtttggcttggtcttgttatattgaaagtaacaaaggtggggcttcatgaaacCTGTCAGGCTGTGCATTAAAACCTTCCATCTAACGCAATGCTTtgcaaattgataatcacgcaactaaagtatcAAAATCGGACTtggaaagtccgtttgagtgTAAGATACAATTCTCAATATTATGACAGCTGACAACGCCTAACATTGCTTGTACTTCAAACAGCCTCACATATTAGGCTTCTGCCAGTCCTAAATTTCGCCATGCGTTGTAGCGTGTGTCAAGTGGTTAAATCGCCGCCAACAGTGCGAAATGGCGTTCAAGATCGATGGCACAGCACCTCGCAGCGGACGCCACTCATTGGGGTTCAGTTGCTCTTCAAGCTATTCGATCTCACAAAAACCGAATTCCAATCCGGATTCCTATGCGTCCtctgttttgatttgataacACAGATCGAAAGCTTGGAATGTCAACTAAAATCTCAGGTAGACCGTGGGAAAAGCCAAGGCTGCTTGGGGGTTATTGACAACTTTGTTAGCTGCCACACAGAGGGTGAACCTTTGGAAACGCATCCCGGAGAGGTTGACAATGTCGAGAGTAACATGAATGATTGGGGAAGTGATGAAGGAAACAATGATGATCTAAGTGGGGGGAATGCGTCCGAATCCGATGTCGAAATGAAGAGAGAGATCGATGATAAAGCAGTTCACCCTTCCTTGTGGACCTCAGCCGATTTGGTGAAGGGTGATAAGGACAGTTCACCAATATCCGGTGCCGCTCAAAGCACTACTGGAGAATCGAACACCCGAGAAGATAACCTGGACTTTGATGTGACTTCGCACAAGTCCCGCTCTGGCAAAGCTGTGATCTTGTATAAAGGCTACAAGTATGTCTTGAGCCCGGGACGAGGAGGTAAAACGGCGTGGCGGTTTTTTGAGACTGGATAACCTTTTTTACTTGAAATGGGtgggattttttgtttggatttaCAGCCCGATGGAAGCCGACGAAGCCTACTCGGGATTGGCGATGTTCACAGATGAAATGTGGAGCCAGATTGACCACATTCCAGAATGATTCGTGTGTCCTCAAAGACACGGTGAAAGCCCACGACCATCCCCGGAGTCGGAATTTCAATCTCCAAGAGAGTAATCTTGACTTCAATTTGTCGTTGGGACGGAATAGTCGGGAGAATGATTCTCTCACTTATGGCGGATACAAATATCGACCTTCTCAACTGGGAAAAGCCATATGTAGTTGTCTGAATCTTTATGATAAGATTTTAGCCATTACTGTTTCTCTTATCCCTCTTATGTCCTTCAGATAAAGATCGTGAGACGATGGGGGCCTGGAAATGTCGTTTTTCTAATTGTCGAGGTCGCTTGGTCACTTTTATGGACAACCAATGTGTTTTAAAAGACACCGTCACGGAACACGACCATCCTCCAATCAAGAAGAAGCTCCTTCTCTACGAGGAGTTTCAGGATACCATCCGCAAGATCATTTCCGACCATCCGGAAATGCCTCCGGATGTTGTGTTTTCTTCGGCCCAATTACTTTGTCCTCACATTCCAATTGTCAAGACCGCGCCTTTAAGAGAGTTCATTCGCAGGATCCAAGCCAAAAAACAGAAGTCGCAGCCGACGGAAAAGAGCCGATCAATTGCCCAATAGAagccactttttttttttttttaaatacttgTTAATAGAAATCATGGAATATAGTCGAAACAACAAAGTCCCATCATAGTTTTATATatctttttgatccaaatacCCTTTTCTAGTATATTACCTTGACTGTGGAGTGGATATTCAATTTGAACGGGACGGCGTATAAATGACATCCCTGAAAAAGTCTTGACGCATGTATGTTGCACTTTGTAAACCTATGCGACTAGGAaggggcaaaaaatgcaaaaagcaaTGCCTTTTTGCGACACAAATGGGCCAAAAAGGTCGAGAGCGTAACAAAAGGTGTCAATGATGTTTCCTATTTCCAGCAGAAGATGTGCACCATCGATCTACTTGAAAAAGATATGgaatgtttgtttttcaagTAAAGAAGTTAAATAGCAACCTCCCTAGTTATGACTAGGGGTCGGAAATGATTATCCAAGTAAGATTGACAAAAGATCAACGAGCACATTCTATAAGGTGTTAGACGAAAATC is a window from the Tigriopus californicus strain San Diego chromosome 2, Tcal_SD_v2.1, whole genome shotgun sequence genome containing:
- the LOC131876981 gene encoding uncharacterized protein LOC131876981 isoform X2, giving the protein MSTKISEGEPLETHPGEVDNVESNMNDWGSDEGNNDDLSGGNASESDVEMKREIDDKAVHPSLWTSADLVKGDKDSSPISGAAQSTTGESNTREDNLDFDVTSHKSRSGKAVILYKGYKYVLSPGRGARWKPTKPTRDWRCSQMKCGARLTTFQNDSCVLKDTVKAHDHPRSRNFNLQESNLDFNLSLGRNSRENDSLTYGGYKYRPSQLGKAIYKDRETMGAWKCRFSNCRGRLVTFMDNQCVLKDTVTEHDHPPIKKKLLLYEEFQDTIRKIISDHPEMPPDVVFSSAQLLCPHIPIVKTAPLREFIRRIQAKKQKSQPTEKSRSIAQ
- the LOC131876981 gene encoding uncharacterized protein LOC131876981 isoform X1, yielding MRCSVCQVVKSPPTVRNGVQDRWHSTSQRTPLIGVQLLFKLFDLTKTEFQSGFLCVLCFDLITQIESLECQLKSQVDRGKSQGCLGVIDNFVSCHTEGEPLETHPGEVDNVESNMNDWGSDEGNNDDLSGGNASESDVEMKREIDDKAVHPSLWTSADLVKGDKDSSPISGAAQSTTGESNTREDNLDFDVTSHKSRSGKAVILYKGYKYVLSPGRGARWKPTKPTRDWRCSQMKCGARLTTFQNDSCVLKDTVKAHDHPRSRNFNLQESNLDFNLSLGRNSRENDSLTYGGYKYRPSQLGKAIYKDRETMGAWKCRFSNCRGRLVTFMDNQCVLKDTVTEHDHPPIKKKLLLYEEFQDTIRKIISDHPEMPPDVVFSSAQLLCPHIPIVKTAPLREFIRRIQAKKQKSQPTEKSRSIAQ